Proteins from a genomic interval of Pseudomonas anuradhapurensis:
- the glnA gene encoding type I glutamate--ammonia ligase, with translation MSKSVQLIKDHDVKWIDLRFTDTKGTQHHVTMPARDALDDDFFEVGKMFDGSSIAGWKGIEASDMILMPVDETAVLDPFTEEPTLILTCDIVDPSSMQGYDRDPRAIAKRAEEYLKSTGIGDTVFAGPEPEFFIFDEVKFQSDISGSMFKIFSEQGSWMTGADIEGGNKGHRPGVKGGYFPVPPFDHDHEIRTAMCNALEEMGQTVEVHHHEVATAGQNEIGVKFNTLVKKADEVQALKYVVHNVADAYGRTATFMPKPLYGDNGSGMHVHMSIWKDGKNTFAGEGYAGLSDTALYFIGGIIKHGKALNGFTNPSTNSYKRLVPGFEAPVMLAYSARNRSASIRIPYVGSPKARRIEARFPDPSANPYLAFAALLMAGLDGIQNKIHPGDAADKNLYDLPPEEAKDIPQVCGSLKEALEELDKGRAFLTKGGVFSDDFIDAFIELKSEEEIKVRTFVHPLEYELYYSC, from the coding sequence ATGTCGAAGTCGGTTCAACTCATCAAAGATCATGACGTCAAGTGGATTGATCTGCGTTTCACGGACACCAAAGGCACTCAGCACCACGTGACCATGCCGGCGCGTGATGCACTGGACGACGACTTCTTCGAAGTCGGCAAGATGTTCGACGGTTCCTCCATCGCTGGCTGGAAAGGCATCGAAGCCTCCGACATGATCCTGATGCCGGTCGATGAAACTGCCGTCCTGGACCCGTTCACCGAAGAACCGACCCTGATCCTGACCTGCGACATCGTCGACCCGTCGAGCATGCAGGGCTACGACCGTGACCCACGTGCCATCGCCAAGCGCGCCGAAGAGTACCTGAAGAGCACCGGCATCGGTGACACCGTATTCGCCGGTCCCGAGCCAGAGTTCTTCATCTTCGACGAAGTGAAGTTCCAGTCGGACATCTCCGGTTCGATGTTCAAGATCTTCTCCGAGCAAGGCTCGTGGATGACCGGCGCTGACATCGAAGGCGGCAACAAGGGCCACCGTCCGGGCGTGAAAGGCGGCTACTTCCCGGTCCCGCCGTTCGACCACGACCACGAAATCCGTACTGCCATGTGCAACGCACTGGAAGAAATGGGCCAGACCGTCGAAGTCCACCACCACGAAGTGGCGACTGCCGGCCAGAACGAAATCGGCGTCAAGTTCAACACCCTGGTAAAGAAGGCTGACGAAGTACAGGCCCTGAAATACGTGGTGCACAACGTTGCCGACGCTTACGGCCGCACCGCCACCTTCATGCCGAAGCCACTGTACGGCGACAACGGCTCGGGCATGCACGTGCACATGTCGATCTGGAAAGACGGCAAGAACACCTTCGCTGGTGAAGGCTATGCCGGCCTGTCCGACACCGCCCTGTACTTCATCGGCGGTATCATCAAGCACGGCAAGGCCCTGAACGGCTTCACCAACCCGTCGACCAACTCCTACAAGCGTCTGGTCCCAGGTTTCGAAGCCCCGGTAATGCTGGCCTACTCCGCTCGCAACCGTTCCGCCTCGATCCGTATTCCTTACGTCGGCAGCCCGAAAGCCCGCCGTATCGAAGCACGCTTCCCGGACCCATCGGCCAACCCGTACCTGGCCTTCGCCGCCCTGCTGATGGCCGGCCTGGACGGTATCCAGAACAAGATCCACCCAGGCGATGCGGCCGACAAGAACCTGTACGACCTGCCGCCTGAAGAGGCCAAGGACATTCCGCAGGTTTGCGGCAGCCTGAAGGAAGCCCTGGAAGAGCTGGACAAAGGTCGTGCGTTCCTGACCAAGGGCGGCGTGTTCTCCGACGACTTCATCGATGCCTTCATCGAGCTGAAGAGCGAAGAAGAGATCAAGGTCCGCACCTTCGTCCACCCGCTGGAATACGAGCTGTACTACAGCTGCTGA
- the aroQ gene encoding gamma subclass chorismate mutase AroQ — MLHRAAGSWDGTPYTHYPDGQPVLSLVEVSIPPDTTLDWHCHQALNLGYLKEGELEVETRGGKRTTLTAGNTLAELVGEVHRGRTTRQAATVMVFHAANEELAFSTPQDQCPGQRPPADGPLDILLDDIEHRLASAESVALHKWDNAQPVQDNKRELQILNDVRNNAWRYQLPAERAAAFFADQIEAHKMMQYSLLSRWHSQGRTPDTPRRDLQQELRPELDALQARLLQHLASLPSDTGSACNQRLASSINERGLSPLMKQALVRATGQLCDQP, encoded by the coding sequence GTGCTTCATCGTGCTGCCGGTAGCTGGGACGGCACGCCCTACACCCACTACCCGGATGGGCAGCCCGTGCTGTCACTGGTGGAAGTCAGCATTCCGCCAGATACGACCCTCGACTGGCACTGCCACCAAGCGCTCAACCTCGGTTATCTGAAAGAAGGCGAGCTGGAAGTGGAAACCCGCGGCGGCAAGCGAACGACATTGACGGCAGGCAACACCCTGGCTGAACTGGTAGGCGAGGTGCACCGTGGCAGAACGACACGACAGGCTGCCACGGTGATGGTCTTTCACGCCGCGAACGAGGAGCTGGCCTTTTCCACGCCACAAGACCAGTGCCCAGGGCAACGGCCGCCAGCTGATGGGCCGCTGGACATCCTGCTCGATGATATCGAGCATCGGTTGGCAAGCGCCGAGTCCGTCGCGCTGCACAAATGGGACAACGCTCAACCCGTGCAAGACAACAAGCGCGAGTTGCAGATTCTGAATGACGTGCGCAACAACGCGTGGCGCTACCAATTGCCAGCCGAACGGGCAGCAGCCTTCTTCGCCGACCAGATCGAAGCACACAAAATGATGCAATACAGCTTGCTTAGCCGCTGGCACAGCCAAGGTCGTACGCCTGACACACCTCGCCGGGACCTCCAGCAGGAGCTACGCCCCGAACTGGATGCCCTGCAAGCCAGGCTACTGCAGCATCTGGCCAGTCTGCCCAGTGATACCGGTTCCGCTTGCAACCAACGGCTGGCGTCCTCGATCAACGAGCGTGGCTTGTCGCCATTGATGAAGCAAGCCTTGGTTCGTGCCACTGGCCAACTGTGCGATCAGCCCTGA
- the glnL gene encoding nitrogen regulation protein NR(II) → MTISDAQHRLLLDNLTTATLLLNAELCLEYMNPAAEMLLAVSGQRSHGQFISELFTESSEALSSLRQAVEQAHPFTKREAQLTSLTGQTITVDYAVTPILHLGQTLLLLEVHPRDRLLRITKEEAQLSKQETTKMLVRGLAHEIKNPLGGIRGAAQLLARELPEEGLRDYTNVIIEEADRLRNLVDRMLGSNKLPSLAMTNIHEVLERVCSLVEAESQGCIALVRDYDPSLPDVLIDREQMIQAVLNIVRNAMQAISSQNELRLGRITLRSRALRQFTIGHVRHRLVARVEIIDNGPGIPPELQDTLFYPMVSGRPDGTGLGLAITQNIISQHQGLIECESHAGHTAFSIYLPLEQGATAS, encoded by the coding sequence ATGACCATCAGCGATGCACAGCACCGTCTGCTTCTGGACAACCTGACCACCGCCACGCTCCTGCTCAACGCCGAGCTGTGCCTGGAATACATGAACCCGGCTGCGGAGATGCTGCTGGCGGTCAGTGGGCAGCGCAGCCATGGACAGTTCATCAGCGAGCTGTTCACCGAATCGAGCGAGGCTCTCAGCTCGCTGCGCCAGGCAGTCGAGCAGGCGCACCCGTTCACCAAGCGCGAAGCGCAGCTCACTTCGCTGACCGGGCAGACCATCACCGTCGACTACGCGGTAACGCCGATCCTGCACCTGGGCCAGACCTTGCTGCTGCTCGAAGTGCACCCGCGTGACCGGCTGCTGCGCATCACCAAGGAAGAGGCCCAGCTGAGCAAGCAGGAAACCACCAAGATGCTGGTGCGCGGCCTCGCCCACGAAATCAAGAACCCTCTCGGCGGTATTCGCGGCGCCGCCCAGCTGCTGGCGCGCGAATTGCCCGAGGAAGGCCTGCGTGACTACACCAACGTGATCATCGAGGAGGCCGACCGCCTGCGTAACCTGGTCGACCGCATGCTCGGTTCGAACAAGCTGCCGTCGCTGGCCATGACCAACATCCACGAAGTGCTGGAACGGGTCTGCAGCCTGGTCGAGGCGGAAAGCCAGGGCTGCATCGCCTTGGTGCGCGACTACGACCCCAGCCTGCCGGACGTACTGATCGACCGAGAGCAGATGATCCAGGCCGTACTTAACATCGTGCGCAACGCCATGCAGGCCATCAGTTCGCAGAACGAGCTGCGCCTCGGCCGCATCACCCTGCGCAGCCGAGCCCTGCGCCAGTTCACCATCGGCCACGTGCGCCATCGCCTGGTAGCACGCGTGGAAATCATTGATAACGGTCCCGGCATCCCGCCGGAACTGCAGGACACCCTTTTCTACCCCATGGTCAGCGGCCGCCCGGACGGTACCGGGCTGGGCCTGGCCATTACCCAGAACATCATCAGCCAGCACCAGGGCCTGATCGAGTGTGAAAGCCATGCAGGCCACACCGCCTTTTCGATCTACCTGCCTCTGGAACAAGGAGCCACCGCCTCATGA
- the ntrC gene encoding nitrogen regulation protein NR(I), protein MSRSETVWIVDDDRSIRWVLEKALQQEGMTTQSFDSADGVMGRLARQQPDVIISDIRMPGTSGLDLLAQIREQHPRLPVIIMTAHSDLDSAVASYQGGAFEYLPKPFDVDEAVSLVKRANQHAQEQQGLDVPQNLARTPEIIGEAPAMQEVFRAIGRLSHSNITVLINGESGTGKELVAHALHRHSPRAAAPFIALNMAAIPKDLMESELFGHEKGAFTGAANLRRGRFEQADGGTLFLDEIGDMPADTQTRLLRVLADGEFYRVGGHVPVKVDVRIIAATHQNLESLVQAGKFREDLFHRLNVIRIHIPRLADRREDIPALARHFLARAAQELAVEPKILKPETEEFIRNLPWPGNVRQMENTCRWITVMASSREVLIGDLPPELLNLPQDAAPVTNWEQALRQWADQALTRGQSNLLDSAVPSFERIMIETALKHTAGRRRDAALLLGWGRNTLTRKIKELGMNVAGGDDEEGDEH, encoded by the coding sequence ATGAGCCGAAGTGAAACCGTATGGATCGTCGACGATGATCGCTCCATCCGCTGGGTCCTGGAAAAAGCCCTGCAACAGGAAGGCATGACCACCCAGAGCTTCGACAGCGCTGACGGCGTGATGGGCCGCCTGGCACGCCAGCAACCGGACGTGATCATTTCCGATATCCGCATGCCCGGCACCAGCGGCCTGGACCTGTTGGCGCAGATCCGCGAACAGCATCCGCGCCTGCCAGTCATCATCATGACCGCCCATTCCGACCTCGACAGCGCCGTGGCGTCGTACCAGGGCGGCGCCTTCGAGTACCTGCCCAAGCCATTCGACGTCGACGAAGCGGTCTCGCTGGTGAAACGCGCCAATCAGCACGCCCAGGAACAACAAGGGCTGGACGTGCCGCAGAACCTTGCGCGCACGCCGGAAATCATCGGTGAAGCACCGGCGATGCAGGAGGTGTTCCGCGCCATTGGCCGCCTCAGCCACTCCAACATCACCGTGCTGATCAACGGCGAGTCCGGTACCGGCAAGGAGCTGGTGGCGCATGCCCTGCACCGCCACAGCCCGCGCGCGGCTGCACCGTTCATTGCCCTGAACATGGCCGCCATCCCCAAGGACCTGATGGAGTCGGAACTGTTCGGCCATGAGAAAGGGGCCTTCACCGGCGCAGCCAACCTGCGCCGCGGCCGCTTCGAGCAGGCCGATGGCGGCACGCTGTTCCTCGACGAGATCGGCGACATGCCCGCCGACACCCAGACCCGCCTGCTGCGGGTCCTCGCCGATGGCGAGTTCTACCGCGTGGGCGGCCACGTGCCGGTCAAGGTCGACGTGCGCATCATCGCCGCCACCCACCAGAACCTGGAGTCGCTGGTGCAGGCCGGCAAGTTCCGTGAGGACTTGTTCCACCGCCTGAACGTGATCCGCATCCACATCCCGCGGCTGGCCGACCGGCGCGAAGACATCCCGGCCCTGGCCCGTCACTTCCTGGCCCGTGCCGCCCAGGAACTGGCGGTCGAGCCGAAGATCCTGAAGCCGGAAACCGAAGAATTCATTCGCAATCTGCCGTGGCCGGGCAACGTGCGCCAGATGGAGAACACCTGCCGCTGGATCACGGTGATGGCCTCCAGCCGCGAGGTGCTGATCGGCGACCTGCCGCCCGAGCTGCTGAACCTGCCGCAGGATGCTGCACCGGTCACCAACTGGGAGCAGGCGCTACGCCAGTGGGCCGACCAGGCGCTGACCCGTGGCCAGTCGAACCTGCTCGACAGCGCCGTGCCAAGCTTCGAGCGGATCATGATCGAGACGGCGCTCAAGCACACTGCTGGCCGTCGGCGCGATGCAGCACTGTTGCTGGGTTGGGGACGCAACACCCTGACGCGCAAGATCAAGGAACTGGGGATGAATGTGGCCGGGGGCGATGATGAGGAAGGTGACGAGCACTGA
- the trmL gene encoding tRNA (uridine(34)/cytosine(34)/5-carboxymethylaminomethyluridine(34)-2'-O)-methyltransferase TrmL yields MFHVILFQPEIPPNTGNIIRLCANSGCDLHLIEPISFELDDKRLRRAGLDYHEYATLKRHESLAGCLESLGNPRLFAFTTKGSRPFHEVAYQPGDAFLFGPESRGLPAEVLDSLPGEQRLRLPMRPGCRSLNLSNTVAVTVYEAWRQNGFAGS; encoded by the coding sequence ATGTTTCACGTCATCCTTTTTCAACCAGAAATTCCGCCGAATACCGGCAACATCATTCGCCTGTGCGCCAACAGCGGCTGCGACCTGCACCTGATCGAGCCCATCAGCTTCGAACTGGATGACAAGCGCCTGCGACGCGCAGGGCTGGATTACCACGAGTATGCCACGCTCAAGCGCCACGAGAGCCTGGCCGGATGCCTGGAAAGCCTCGGTAACCCACGGCTGTTCGCGTTCACCACCAAGGGCTCGCGGCCGTTCCACGAAGTGGCTTACCAGCCGGGCGATGCCTTCCTGTTCGGGCCGGAGAGCCGAGGCCTGCCAGCCGAGGTGCTGGACAGCCTGCCGGGCGAACAGCGCCTGCGCCTGCCGATGCGGCCAGGCTGCCGTAGCCTGAACCTGTCCAATACCGTGGCGGTGACGGTGTACGAGGCATGGCGGCAGAACGGGTTCGCCGGGAGCTGA
- the secB gene encoding protein-export chaperone SecB has protein sequence MTDQQTNGAAAEDNSPQFSMQRIYVRDLSFEAPKSPQIFRQSWEPSVALDLNTKQKALEGDFHEVVLTLSVTVKNGEEVAFIAEVQQAGIFLIKNLDAASMSHTLGAFCPNILFPYARETLDSLVTRGSFPALMLSPVNFDALYAQEMQRMQEAGEAPTMQ, from the coding sequence ATGACTGACCAACAGACCAACGGCGCTGCTGCAGAAGACAACAGCCCTCAGTTCTCCATGCAGCGCATCTATGTGCGCGATCTGTCGTTCGAGGCCCCGAAAAGCCCGCAGATCTTCCGCCAGTCCTGGGAGCCGAGCGTAGCCCTGGACCTGAACACCAAGCAGAAGGCCCTGGAAGGCGACTTCCACGAGGTGGTGCTGACCCTGTCGGTTACCGTGAAAAACGGTGAAGAGGTCGCCTTCATCGCTGAAGTGCAGCAGGCCGGTATCTTCCTGATCAAGAACCTGGATGCGGCTTCGATGAGCCACACCCTGGGCGCGTTCTGCCCGAACATCCTGTTCCCGTATGCCCGTGAGACGCTGGACAGCCTGGTGACCCGCGGTTCGTTCCCGGCCCTGATGCTGTCGCCGGTCAACTTCGACGCCCTGTATGCGCAGGAAATGCAGCGCATGCAGGAAGCCGGCGAAGCGCCGACCATGCAGTAA
- the grxC gene encoding glutaredoxin 3, translating into MKPVIVYSSDYCPYCMRAKYLLESKGVAFEEIKVDGKPQVRAEMSQKAGRTSVPQIWIGSTHVGGCDDLYALERAGKLDALLAA; encoded by the coding sequence ATGAAGCCCGTCATCGTCTACTCCAGCGACTACTGCCCCTACTGCATGCGTGCCAAGTACCTGCTCGAGAGCAAGGGCGTGGCCTTCGAGGAAATCAAGGTCGACGGCAAGCCACAGGTTCGTGCCGAGATGAGCCAGAAGGCCGGCCGCACATCGGTGCCGCAGATCTGGATCGGCAGCACCCATGTCGGTGGATGCGATGACCTCTATGCCCTGGAGCGCGCCGGCAAGCTCGACGCGCTGCTGGCGGCCTGA
- a CDS encoding rhodanese-like domain-containing protein yields the protein MVAHLIQFATDHYILVAIFVVLLVLLLLNEIRRGGQSLSNGQLTALVNADKGLVLDIRPSKEYAAGHIVGAINIPQDKVVNRLSELEKHKAKTLIVVDAMGQQSGAICSELLKAGYTAAKLSGGVSSWKADNLPLVK from the coding sequence ATGGTTGCTCACCTGATTCAATTCGCGACAGATCACTACATCCTGGTTGCGATCTTCGTTGTTCTGCTGGTCCTGCTGCTGCTCAATGAAATCCGTCGTGGCGGCCAGAGCTTGAGCAATGGCCAGCTGACCGCTCTGGTCAATGCTGACAAGGGCCTGGTCCTCGACATCCGCCCGTCCAAGGAATACGCCGCAGGTCATATCGTCGGCGCGATCAACATTCCGCAGGACAAAGTGGTCAACCGTCTGAGCGAGCTGGAAAAACACAAGGCAAAGACCCTGATCGTCGTCGACGCAATGGGCCAGCAGTCGGGTGCTATCTGCAGCGAGCTGCTCAAGGCTGGCTACACCGCCGCCAAGCTGAGCGGTGGCGTTTCCAGCTGGAAAGCCGATAACCTGCCACTGGTGAAGTGA
- the gpmI gene encoding 2,3-bisphosphoglycerate-independent phosphoglycerate mutase: MMSTPKPLVLIILDGFGHSESPEYNAIYAANTPVYDRLRASQPHGLISGSGMDVGLPDGQMGNSEVGHMNLGAGRVVYQDFTRVTKAIRDGEFFENPVLTAAVDKAASAGKAVHILGLLSDGGVHSHQDHLVAMAELAAQRGAEKIYLHAFLDGRDTPPRSAQSSIELLDATFARLGKGRIASLIGRYYAMDRDNRWDRVSAAYNLIVDSAAEYTADTALAGLEAAYARDESDEFVKATRIGAAVKVEDGDAVVFMNFRADRARELSRVFVEADFNEFPRARLPKLAAYIGLTQYSAKIPAPAAFAPASLNNVLGEYLAKNGKTQLRIAETEKYAHVTFFFSGGREEPFEGEERILIPSPKVATYDLQPEMSAPEVTDRIVEAIEQQRYDVIVVNYANGDMVGHTGVFEAAVKAVEALDGCVGRIVDALDKVGGEALITADHGNVEQMEDESTGQAHTAHTTEPVPFIYVGKRNLKVREGGVLADVAPTMLKLLGLEKPAEMTGTSILVDA, translated from the coding sequence TTGATGAGTACGCCCAAACCTCTGGTCCTGATCATCCTGGATGGCTTCGGCCACAGCGAAAGCCCCGAATACAATGCCATCTACGCCGCCAACACACCGGTCTATGACCGCCTGCGCGCCAGCCAGCCGCATGGCCTCATTTCCGGCTCGGGCATGGATGTCGGCCTGCCGGACGGGCAGATGGGCAACTCCGAAGTCGGCCACATGAACCTTGGCGCCGGGCGCGTCGTCTACCAGGACTTCACCCGGGTGACCAAGGCCATCCGCGACGGCGAGTTCTTCGAAAACCCAGTGCTGACCGCTGCGGTGGACAAGGCAGCCAGTGCCGGCAAGGCCGTGCACATTCTCGGCCTGCTGTCCGACGGCGGCGTGCACAGCCACCAGGACCACCTGGTAGCAATGGCCGAGCTGGCTGCGCAACGGGGCGCCGAAAAGATCTACCTTCACGCCTTCCTCGATGGCCGCGACACGCCACCACGCAGCGCGCAGTCGTCCATCGAACTGCTCGATGCCACCTTCGCCAGGCTGGGCAAGGGCCGCATCGCCAGCCTGATCGGCCGTTACTACGCGATGGACCGCGACAACCGCTGGGACCGCGTCAGCGCCGCCTACAACCTGATCGTCGACAGCGCTGCCGAGTACACCGCCGACACCGCCCTGGCAGGCCTGGAAGCGGCCTACGCCCGTGACGAGAGCGACGAGTTCGTGAAAGCCACGCGCATCGGCGCAGCGGTCAAGGTTGAAGATGGCGATGCCGTGGTGTTCATGAACTTCCGTGCCGACCGTGCCCGCGAGCTGTCGCGGGTGTTCGTCGAAGCCGACTTCAACGAATTCCCGCGCGCCCGCCTGCCCAAGCTGGCAGCCTACATCGGCCTCACCCAGTACTCGGCGAAAATCCCGGCGCCTGCCGCCTTTGCTCCGGCCAGCCTGAACAACGTGCTGGGCGAGTACCTGGCGAAAAACGGCAAGACCCAGCTGCGCATTGCCGAAACCGAGAAGTATGCGCACGTGACCTTCTTCTTCTCCGGTGGCCGCGAAGAGCCGTTCGAAGGCGAAGAGCGCATCCTGATCCCGTCGCCGAAAGTCGCCACCTACGACCTGCAGCCAGAAATGAGCGCGCCGGAGGTGACCGACCGCATCGTCGAAGCCATCGAGCAGCAACGCTATGACGTGATCGTGGTCAACTACGCCAACGGCGACATGGTTGGCCACACGGGCGTATTCGAGGCGGCAGTGAAGGCTGTCGAGGCCCTGGATGGCTGCGTCGGCCGCATCGTCGACGCGCTGGACAAGGTGGGCGGCGAAGCGCTGATCACCGCCGACCACGGCAACGTCGAGCAGATGGAAGACGAAAGCACCGGCCAGGCGCACACCGCGCACACCACCGAGCCGGTGCCGTTCATCTATGTCGGCAAGCGCAACCTGAAAGTCCGTGAAGGCGGCGTGCTGGCCGACGTGGCGCCGACCATGCTGAAGCTGCTGGGGCTGGAAAAACCGGCGGAAATGACCGGTACGTCAATCCTGGTCGACGCCTGA
- a CDS encoding murein hydrolase activator EnvC family protein: protein MLRALILLALSCLLGPAFADERAQTQQQLDATRQDIAELKKTLSKLQEEKAGVQKDLKATETDIGNLEKQVEALQQELKKTEGELERLDTEKKKLQSARVEQQRLIAIQARSAYQNGREEYLKLLLNQQNPEKFARTLTYYDYLSKARLEQLRTFNETLRQLANVEKDIATQQEQLLAQRADLDSRRQALEAERGKRQQVLAKLNSDMKDRDQKLQAREQDQADLAKVLKTIEETLARQAREAEEARQKALLAQQEAEKRRQQEALAAAAAREQDSEPAEPPKKARTTLGPMVSSDGASYGGAFSAARGKLPWPVNGRLLARFGDARGNDARAKWDGVMISASPGTQVRAVHGGRVVFADWLRGAGLLVILDHGNGYLSLYGHNQSLLKSAGDIVKAGEAISTVGDSGGQDAAGLYFAIRQQGRPTDPSQWCRG, encoded by the coding sequence ATGCTTCGCGCCCTGATCCTCCTAGCCCTATCTTGCCTGCTCGGTCCGGCATTCGCCGATGAGCGTGCGCAGACCCAGCAACAACTGGATGCCACCCGCCAGGATATTGCCGAGCTCAAGAAGACGCTGAGCAAGCTCCAGGAAGAAAAGGCCGGTGTGCAGAAGGACCTCAAAGCCACCGAGACCGATATTGGCAACCTCGAAAAGCAGGTGGAGGCGCTGCAGCAAGAACTAAAAAAGACCGAGGGCGAGCTGGAGCGCCTTGATACCGAGAAAAAAAAACTCCAGAGCGCCCGCGTTGAACAACAGCGACTGATCGCCATCCAGGCCCGTTCGGCCTACCAGAACGGCCGCGAGGAATACCTCAAGCTGCTGCTCAACCAGCAGAATCCCGAGAAGTTCGCCCGCACCCTCACCTACTACGATTACCTGAGCAAGGCGCGCCTGGAGCAACTGCGCACCTTCAACGAGACCTTGCGCCAGCTGGCCAACGTGGAGAAGGACATTGCCACCCAGCAGGAACAGCTGCTGGCCCAGCGCGCCGACCTCGACAGCCGCCGCCAGGCCCTGGAAGCCGAGCGTGGCAAACGCCAGCAGGTACTGGCCAAGCTCAACAGTGACATGAAGGACCGCGACCAGAAGCTGCAGGCGCGCGAGCAGGACCAGGCCGACCTGGCCAAAGTGCTCAAGACCATCGAGGAAACCCTGGCACGCCAGGCCCGCGAGGCCGAAGAGGCGCGCCAGAAAGCCTTGCTGGCCCAGCAGGAGGCTGAAAAACGCCGCCAGCAAGAGGCCCTGGCTGCGGCCGCCGCCCGCGAGCAAGACAGCGAACCCGCAGAGCCACCGAAAAAGGCCCGTACCACCCTGGGCCCGATGGTTTCCAGCGACGGCGCGAGCTACGGCGGCGCATTTTCTGCCGCGCGCGGAAAACTTCCCTGGCCAGTCAATGGTCGATTACTGGCACGCTTCGGTGATGCCCGCGGCAACGATGCCCGTGCCAAGTGGGATGGGGTAATGATCAGCGCCAGCCCGGGCACCCAGGTACGTGCCGTGCACGGCGGGCGTGTCGTGTTCGCCGACTGGTTGCGCGGTGCCGGGCTTCTGGTCATTCTCGACCATGGCAACGGTTACCTGAGCCTGTATGGGCATAACCAGAGCCTGCTCAAGAGCGCCGGTGATATCGTCAAGGCCGGCGAAGCCATTTCCACCGTTGGCGACAGCGGCGGCCAGGACGCTGCCGGCTTGTATTTCGCCATTCGCCAGCAGGGCCGGCCTACCGACCCTTCGCAATGGTGCCGGGGCTAG